A genomic region of Antennarius striatus isolate MH-2024 chromosome 16, ASM4005453v1, whole genome shotgun sequence contains the following coding sequences:
- the llgl1 gene encoding lethal(2) giant larvae protein homolog 1 isoform X2, with translation MMKFRFRRQGTDPQREKIKQELFSFNKTVEHGFPHQPSALAFDPKLQLMAIGTKSGAIKVYGAPGVEFTGLHKDTTAVTQIHFLPGQGRLLSLLDDNTIHLWELVVSPQREVGGVKKEGVICLQELRSNSLPGRPGIESCSATRVTVLLLLRSCDLLCIGAEGGGVYFLELPSLSLKESQTLFQDQVTQSLPDDYRCGKSLGPVESLQEHPQQPGKILVGYSRGLVVLWDLSTRHNEQLFLGKQQLESLVWERSGNLFVSSHNDGGYAVWAVSNSSTYSNQPVSTTIPYGPFPCKAISKILWRTKQTGSPVLLYSGGMPRASYGDRHCLTIQQDKDHVTLDFTSRVIDFFTIHSIEQNKEFDDPTALVVLLEEELVVIDLQTPNWPSLPTPYLAPLHSSAITCSFHISSVPPKLWERIVNAGKAQQGRQNAHGSWPICGGKNLAPPPKQQELLLTGHEDGTVRFWDASGVALTPLYKLSTANVFHTDCDPCDDPQDPSNDPDVQQEEEWPPFRKVGCFDPYSDDPRLGIQKISLCKYSNKLLVAGTAGQVIVLGLSDERSDHLVDVSVVDLLRDREGFTWKGHDRLEPRLKPAPFPPGFQPLVLVQCLPPASVTAVALHAEWNLISFGTSHGFGLFDYHRRNAVLARCTLHPNDSLAMEGPLSRVKSLKKSLRQSFRRIRKSRVSGKKRTITTPTSKVQEANAALAEQDDVAPVQRRIEPRSADDSLSGVVRCLCFADTFLRDGTHHGPTLWAGTNSGSVYAYALEVPGVGSGRVCERGGAGESSVYVEAVLGKEIQLMHRAPVVSICVLDGRGKPLPDPYEASQDLAIAPDMTVAHSVLIASEEQLKVFSLPKVSAKTKFKLTAHEGCRVRKVALVAFSSTAQEDYSEHTLVCLTNLGDIHLFNIPGLRPQVRYDCIRKEDISGIASCVFTKNGQGFYLISPSEYERFSLSAKVLTEPICSVQMDRPLECTLARFLLVMTDPKLSGWAHPYKIG, from the exons CTACGGTGCCCCTGGAGTGGAGTTCACAGGGCTACACAAAGACACTACTGCTGTCACACAAATCCACTTCCTGCCAGGACAG GGCCGTCTTCTGTCACTGCTGGACGACAACACGATTCACCTGTGGGAGCTGGTGGTCAGCCCCCAGCGAGAGGTGGGAGGGGTTAAAAAAGAGGGCGTGATCTGTTTACAGGAATTGCGTAGCAACAGCCTTCCAGGAAGACCGGGGATTGAGAGTTGCAG TGCCACTCGGGTGACTGTCCTCCTCTtgctgaggtcatgtgacctgctcTGCATCGGAGCAGAAGGAGGAGGCGTGTACTTCCTGGAGTTGCCCAGTCTGTCTCTGAAGGAAAGCCAGACTTTATTCCAGGATCAGGTCACACAGAG CCTGCCAGATGATTACAGATGTGGGAAATCCCTGGGGCCTGTGGAGTCTCTTCAGGAACATCCTCAGCAGCCAGGGAAGATTTTGGTTGGTTACAGCCGGGGTCTTGTGGTCCTATGGGATTTGAGTACCCGTCACAACGAGCAGCTCTTCCTTGGCAAACAG CAACTAGAAAGCCTGGTGTGGGAACGCTCTGGAAATCTGTTTGTCAGTTCCCATAATGATGGTGGTTATGCCGTGTGGGCTGTTTCTAACAGCAGCACCTACAGTAATCAACCAGTGTCCACCACCATACCTTAtg GACCATTTCCTTGTAAAGCCATCAGTAAGATCCTGTGGAGGACAAAACAGACAGG GTCTCCAGTGTTGTTATACAGTGGAGGGATGCCCAGAGCCAGCTATGGTGACCGTCACTGCCTGACCATCCAACAAGACAAAGACCACGTCACTCTTGACTTTACCTCCAGAGTTATTGACTTCTTCACCATTCACAGCATTGAGCAAAATAAAG AGTTTGATGACCCAACTGCATTGGTGGTTTTACTGGAAGAGGAACTAGTTGTGATTGACCTGCAGACCCCTAATTGGCCCTCTCTGCCCACTCCCTACCTGGCTCCCCTTCACTCCTCAGCCATCACTTGCTCTTTCCACATCTCCAGTGTACCTCCCAAACTTTGGGAGAGGATTGTGAACGCTGGCAAAGCACAGCAGGGCCGACAAAATGCACACGGG AGTTGGCCCATATGTGGAGGAAAGAACCTTGCACCTCCACCCAAACAACAAGAGCTGCTGCTGACAGG ACATGAAGATGGCACTGTGCGTTTCTGGGATGCATCAGGTGTTGCTCTTACTCCGCTGTACAAACTCAGCACTGCCAATGTCTTCCACACTGACTGTGACCCATGCGACGATCCACAGGACCCTAGCAACGACCCCGACgtgcagcaggaagaggaatggcctccctttCGAAAG GTTGGTTGTTTTGATCCCTACAGTGACGACCCCAGGCTCGGCATTCAAAAGATCAGTCTGTGCAAATACAGCAACAAGCTGTTAGTGGCTGGAACTGCTGGACAg GTAATCGTTCTGGGTTTGAGTGATGAGCGTTCGGATCACCTGGTGGATGTGTCTGTGGTGGATCTGCTGAGAGACAGGGAAGGCTTCACCTGGAAGGGTCATGACAGGCTAGAGCCGCGTCTGAAACCCGCTCCCTTCCCTCCGGGCTTTCAGCCACTGGTGCTAGTGCAGTGTCTGCCCCCGGCCTCTGTTACAGCTGTGGCGCTGCATGCAGAGTGGAACCTGATTTCGTTTGGGACGAGTCATGGATTTGGCCTTTTTGATTACCACAGAAGGAATGCAGTGCTGGCCAG GTGCACCCTTCACCCTAATGATTCTTTGGCAATGGAGGGCCCATTGTCCAGAGTTAAGTCCTTGAAAAAGTCCTTAAGACAGAGCTTCAGACGGATCCGCAAGAGCAGGGTATCAGGAAAGAAACGCACCATCACCACACCCACCAGCAAG GTCCAAGAGGCCAACGCTGCTCTAGCAGAGCAGGATGATGTGGCTCCGGTACAACGAAGGATTGAGCCCCGGTCAGCAGACGACTCGCTGTCTGGAGTGGTCAGATGTCTCTGCTTTGCCGACACCTTTTTACGTGACG GGACACATCATGGCCCCACACTATGGGCGGGAACCAACTCAGGCAGTGTGTATGCCTACGCTTTGGAAGTACCCGGTGTGGGCTCGGGGCGTGTGTGCGAGCGCGGTGGAGCAGGCGAGAGCAGTGTGTATGTCGAGGCGGTCCTGGGTAAGGAGATCCAGCTGATGCACAGGGCCCCCGTCGTGTCCATCTGTGTTTTGGATGGCCGGGGGAAGCCTTTACCTGACCCTTATGAAGCATCCCAGGACCTTGCCATCGCACCAGATATGACCGTTGCTCACTCTGTCCTGATTGCCTCAGAGGAACAGCTAAAG GTGTTTTCTCTCCCAAAGGTAAGCGCTAAAACCAAGTTTAAGCTGACGGCACACGAAGGATGTCGAGTGAGGAAAGTGGCCCTGGTGGCCTTCAGCTCCACAGCTCAGGAGGACTACAgcgaacacacactggtctgtCTGACCAACCTGGGCGACATACATCTCTTCAACATACCTGGTCTTCGACCACAG GTGCGCTACGACTGCATCCGTAAAGAAGATATCAGTGGAATTGCATCCTGCGTCTTCACCAAGAATGGACAGG GATTTTACCTGATATCTCCCTCAGAGTACGAGAGGTTTTCTCTGTCTGCTAAGGTCCTGACTGAACCGATCTGTTCTGTTCAGATGGACAGACCACTGGAGTGCACACTTGCCAG gTTCCTGCTGGTAATGACTGACCCAAAGctgagtggctgggcgcacccttataAAATAGGATGA